A DNA window from Ctenopharyngodon idella isolate HZGC_01 chromosome 10, HZGC01, whole genome shotgun sequence contains the following coding sequences:
- the LOC127521827 gene encoding olfactory receptor 1500-like has protein sequence MSSTQSNSSANVTFVRPATFFINGFSNIPHMKYYYVFLSLVYVVTLLGNSFIMCIIYLARRLHTPKYIAVFHLALTDLCGSSAVIPNIIDTFLFDHHVISYEVCLANMFFVYHFMNMQSLTILVLAYDRLVAICFPLRYHAIVTKTAMFLIIGVMWSFSVTYFSVYIGLVNRLSFCVSNVIDSYFCDYGLIYKLACNDNSINIMMVKINFGLLICTPLILILISYFCIALALLKIAHGAERIKAMKTCTSHLMLVTVGYIPILSNNIAVLTTPINPNTRLINNCLTQTITPMLNPIIYTLKTEEVMQSIKELYKRNKVNTTKRMTFSRRNSKQKNQV, from the coding sequence ATGAGCTCCACGCAGTCAAACTCCTCTGCAAATGTGACCTTTGTTCGTCCTGCAACATTTTTCATCAACGGCTTTTCTAATATCCCACATATGAAATACTACTATGTGTTCTTGTCTTTGGTGTATGTTGTGACTCTTTTAGGGAATTCATTTATCatgtgtattatttatttggCCCGCAGACTTCACACACCCAAATACATTGCTGTTTTCCATCTGGCCCTTACTGATCTGTGTGGAAGCTCGGCTGTGATTCCAAATATCattgacacatttttgtttgaCCACCATGTAATTTCATATGAAGTGTGCTTggcaaatatgttttttgtgtaTCATTTCATGAACATGCAGTCTTTAACAATACTTGTCTTGGCTTATGACAGACTGGTTGCTATTTGTTTTCCTCTACGGTATCATGCCATTGTAACCAAAACAGCCATGTTTCTTATCATAGGCGTAATGTGGAGTTTTTCTGTGacatatttttctgtatatatAGGTTTGGTGAATAGACTCTCTTTTTGTGTATCAAATGTGATTGATAGTTATTTTTGTGATTATGGCCTTATCTATAAACTAGCTTGTAATGATAATTCTATAAATATTATGatggtaaaaataaattttggtcTCCTGATTTGCACACCACTGATACTGATCTTGATCTCATATTTCTGCATTGCTCTGGCTTTGCTTAAGATTGCTCATGGTGCTGAACGGATAAAAGCAATGAAAACCTGCACCTCACATCTCATGTTGGTGACAGTTGGTTATATCCCAATTTTAAGCAATAATATTGCAGTCTTAACAACACCAATAAATCCGAACACCCGGTTAATTAACAATTGCTTGACACAGACAATAACACCTATGTTGAATCCTATCATATACACTCTAAAGACAGAGGAAGTCATGCAATCCATTAAAGAACTGTACAAACGAAACAAGGTGAACACTACAAAAAGAATGACATTTAGTAGGAGaaactcaaaacaaaaaaatcaggtCTGA
- the LOC127521829 gene encoding olfactory receptor 1496-like produces the protein MSSTQSNSSANVTFVRPATFFINYNIPHAKYYYVFLSLVYVVTVLGNSFIMYIIYLARRLHTAKYMAVFHLALSDLLVSSALIPKVIDTFLFDHHEISYEGCLENSFFVYHFMTVESFTLIVLAYDRLVAICFPLHYHAIVTRKTMFLIICVMWIFSVTQFSILTALVNRLSFCISNVIDSYFCDHGILYKLACNDNSINIMMVKINFGLLICTPLMLIFISYFCIALALLKIAHGAERIKAMKTCTSHLMLVAISYIPILCNHIASFTTPIHPNTRFINNSLAQTIPPMLNPIIYTLKSDEVMQSIKDLYKRNKVNTAKRMKCSRRNSKQKLQV, from the coding sequence ATGAGCTCCACGCAGTCAAACTCCTCTGCAAATGTGACCTTTGTTCGTCCTGCAACATTTTTCATCAATTATAATATTCCACATGCAAAATACTACTATGTGTTCTTGTCTTTGGTGTATGTTGTGACTGTTTTAGGGAATTCATTTATCATGTATATCATTTATTTGGCCCGCAGACTTCACACTGCCAAATACATGGCTGTTTTCCATTTGGCCCTTTCTGATCTGTTGGTAAGCTCAGCTTTGATTCCAAAAGTCatagacacatttttatttgatcacCATGAGATTTCATATGAAGGGTGCTTGGAAAATTCGTTTTTTGTATATCATTTCATGACCGTGGAGTCTTTTACACTAATTGTCTTGGCTTATGACAGACTGGTTGCAATTTGTTTTCCTCTACATTATCATGCCATTGTAACAAGAAAAACAATGTTTCTGATCATATGCGTGATGTGGATTTTTTCTGTGACACAGTTTTCTATACTTACAGCTTTGGTGAATAGACTCTCTTTTTGTATATCGAATGTGATTGATAGTTATTTTTGTGATCATGGCATTTTATATAAACTAGCTTGTAATGATAATTCTATAAATATTATGAtggtaaaaattaattttggtcTCCTGATTTGCACACCACTGATGCTGATCTTCATCTCATATTTCTGCATCGCTCTGGCTTTGCTTAAGATTGCTCATGGTGCTGAACGGATCAAAGCCATGAAAACCTGCACCTCACATCTCATGTTGGTGGCAATCAGTTATATCCCAATTTTATGCAATCATATTGCATCCTTTACAACACCTATCCATCCGAACACCCGGTTCATTAACAATTCCCTGGCACAGACAATACCACCTATGCTGAATCCCATCATATACACTCTAAAGTCAGACGAGGTCATGCAATCAATAAAAGATCTGTATAAACGAAACAAGGTGAACACTGCAAAAAGAATGAAATGTAGTAGGagaaattcaaaacaaaaattacaggTTTGA
- the LOC127520325 gene encoding olfactory receptor 24-like, whose protein sequence is MSSTQSNSSANVTFVRPATFFISGFSNIPHSKYYYVFLSLVYVVTVLGNSFITCIIFLARRLHTAKYIVVFHLALSDLCESSALIPKVIDTFLFDNHDISYEACLANMFFIYHFMNMESLTLLVLAYDRLVAICFPLQYHSIITKKTMFLILGVMWIFSVIYFSVLVVLVNRLSLCRSNVVDSYFCDLGLVYKLACNDNSINILMVKINFGLLICTPLILILISYFCIALALLKIAHGAERIKAMKTCTSHLMLVAIGYIPFLSNHIATLTTPMNPNTRLMNNSLTQTIPPMLNPIIYTLKTEEVMQSIKDLYKRNKVNTAKRMKCSRRNSKHKNDRFEPNQL, encoded by the coding sequence ATGAGCTCCACGCAGTCAAACTCCTCTGCAAATGTGACCTTTGTTCGTCCTGCAACATTTTTCATCAGTGGCTTTTCTAATATTCCACATTCAAAGTACTACTATGTGTTCTTGTCTTTGGTGTATGTTGTGACTGTTTTAGGGAATTCATTTATCACGTGTATCATTTTTTTGGCTCGTAGACTACATACAGCCAAATACATTGTGGTTTTCCATCTGGCCCTTTCTGATCTGTGTGAAAGCTCGGCTTTGATTCCAAAAGTTatagacacatttttatttgacaacCATGACATTTCATATGAAGCATGCTTggcaaatatgttttttatatatcatTTCATGAACATGGAGTCTTTAACACTACTTGTCTTGGCTTACGACAGACTGGTTGCTATTTGTTTTCCTCTACAGTACCATTCCATTATaaccaaaaaaacaatgtttctgATCTTAGGCGTAATGTGGATTTTTTCtgtgatatatttttctgtACTTGTAGTTTTGGTGAATAGACTCTCTTTGTGTAGATCGAATGTGGTTGATAGTTATTTTTGTGATCTTGGCCTTGTCTATAAATTAGCTTGTAATGATAATTCTATAAATATCCTAAtggtaaaaattaattttggcCTCCTGATTTGCACACCGCTGATACTGATCTTGATCTCATATTTCTGCATCGCTCTGGCTTTGCTTAAGATTGCTCATGGTGCTGAACGGATCAAAGCCATGAAAACCTGCACCTCACATCTCATGTTGGTGGCAATTGGTTATATCCCATTTTTAAGCAATCATATTGCAACCCTAACAACACCAATGAATCCGAACACCCGGTTAATGAACAATTCCCTGACGCAGACAATACCACCTATGCTGAATCCCATCATATACACTCTAAAGACAGAGGAAGTCATGCAATCCATTAAAGATCTGTATAAACGAAACAAGGTGAACACTGCAAAAAGAATGAAATGTAGTAGGAGAaattcaaaacacaaaaatgacagGTTTGAACCTAATCAGCTGTGA